Proteins from a genomic interval of Sphingomonas sp. Y38-1Y:
- a CDS encoding toll/interleukin-1 receptor domain-containing protein — MAKLFFSYSHKDEDLRNELETHLATLKREGLIEAFHDRRIPAGAHLDDAIDAYLEEADVILCLASPDFISSEYCYSREMTRALERDASGEAKVIPVIVRHCDWPNTPLANLRGTPRDNRPVKSWPDRDEAWLDVARDVRAALLAADGGVRSSKDNPAAVVMPASYVAPVVARPRSANVAVERRFTDLDRDRFVRQTFEFVTEFFANSVAEVQARAPDVEGSIVNLDANRFTAAAYRDGRKAAAITVYMGGMSRTGREISFHLTDDGATNTSNGSFYVTDGEGELAFKGLFGNLGGSQEKLVGPEEVAEQIWSAFFDPMSRSR; from the coding sequence ATGGCCAAGCTCTTCTTCTCGTACAGCCACAAGGACGAGGATCTTCGAAACGAGCTCGAGACGCATCTCGCGACGCTGAAGCGCGAGGGACTGATCGAGGCGTTCCACGACCGGCGCATCCCCGCCGGCGCGCATTTGGACGATGCCATCGACGCCTACCTCGAGGAGGCCGACGTCATACTCTGCTTGGCGAGCCCCGATTTTATCAGCTCGGAGTACTGCTACTCGCGCGAGATGACGAGGGCGTTGGAACGGGACGCAAGCGGAGAAGCGAAGGTCATTCCAGTGATCGTTCGACACTGCGATTGGCCCAACACGCCTCTAGCCAACCTGCGGGGCACGCCGCGCGACAATCGCCCTGTCAAGTCTTGGCCTGACCGGGACGAAGCCTGGCTTGACGTGGCGCGAGACGTACGCGCGGCGCTTCTCGCCGCGGATGGTGGTGTTCGGTCCTCCAAGGACAACCCGGCAGCGGTGGTGATGCCCGCGTCGTACGTGGCCCCCGTCGTGGCGCGGCCCCGCTCCGCGAACGTGGCGGTCGAACGGCGATTTACAGATCTGGATCGCGACCGTTTCGTCCGACAGACATTCGAGTTTGTTACAGAGTTCTTCGCGAACTCGGTGGCCGAGGTCCAGGCGCGGGCACCCGACGTCGAGGGCTCGATCGTCAACCTAGACGCCAACCGCTTCACGGCAGCCGCCTACCGTGACGGTCGCAAGGCCGCTGCGATCACGGTCTACATGGGCGGAATGTCGCGCACCGGTCGCGAGATCAGTTTCCACCTCACGGACGATGGCGCCACTAATACCTCGAACGGCTCCTTTTACGTCACGGACGGCGAGGGAGAGCTCGCGTTCAAGGGTCTGTTCGGTAATCTCGGGGGCTCGCAGGAGAAGTTGGTGGGACCCGAGGAGGTTGCGGAGCAGATATGGTCGGCCTTTTTCGACCCTATGAGCCGAAGCCGCTAG
- a CDS encoding M28 family peptidase: protein MMLVALGLAWLAMQPPSAVPSSAAPTAFSATRAMSIVRAVSSRPHPAGSPEAAQVRRVVAERLRLMGAQVFALNGIGVGVSSGKNASVQAGEVETLVAVLPGRMPQLPAVAMMAHTDSVPGSFGAADDGVGVAVVLETARAVLAGDRPARNVVLILTDGEEAGLLGARLFFADPARARRIGALINIDSRGTRGLGTMFETGPGSGGLVAKYRATAGHRFAHSAATFLYRQLPNRTDLTATAGLDIPALNFAFLDGEFDYHTPRDTFENVDPRTVQSLGDQVLPVVRAVADDPRPVVRGDDGVFADAWPVVVFRYPAWVGWPLLAIAIGLAGLGVIRGGVGATAVMRGAVAALTCALVSIVAARLGYALTGVADDWGAHHRIMATFGRYEVALGLVAASCLTVPAALLRHGRSRGPVALACLLAAGVAIVLGRPPLATILLGVAAAGASWWAFAKAIDERALRAGTLLVGLILSLAVQSLAPALTPLILFPTLAAAGGIVAARFARHGAWIAAALGVLPLAYLLIFGHSVLLALGVPTPEAIGVFVLFAAPIVLPLAGGLPLRLSFAALLTAAALLLFIRATPPSPRFPALSQLYGVSDPEGRHWLVSPLERPDSWTMAMLRRDGAAPARESMPLIANDSVWRVPTGDHAVPSPTIRITREGAWRRIVVVPAAGGRTMTLLLATDTPIQSLVVGGRVVPAPGTGRKRIKVRWQSTGKPIALRYETRRGSYLQVVAAETTDNKLSLPPRPATVVGWLGSDRVIAIGTASSRN from the coding sequence ATGATGCTCGTCGCACTCGGGCTCGCCTGGCTGGCGATGCAGCCTCCCAGCGCCGTGCCATCGAGCGCTGCGCCGACCGCCTTCTCGGCCACGCGCGCCATGAGCATCGTCCGAGCCGTGTCCTCAAGGCCGCATCCGGCAGGCTCGCCTGAGGCCGCGCAGGTGCGGCGAGTGGTTGCAGAACGTCTCCGCCTAATGGGAGCGCAAGTCTTCGCGTTGAACGGAATTGGCGTCGGCGTCTCTTCCGGCAAGAACGCGTCTGTGCAGGCTGGTGAGGTCGAGACGCTGGTCGCGGTCCTTCCAGGTCGCATGCCTCAGCTGCCTGCGGTCGCGATGATGGCGCACACCGACTCGGTACCGGGATCGTTCGGCGCGGCGGACGACGGCGTCGGCGTTGCCGTCGTGCTGGAGACCGCGCGAGCGGTACTCGCCGGCGACCGCCCGGCGCGCAACGTCGTCCTGATCCTCACCGATGGCGAGGAGGCCGGACTGCTCGGTGCGCGGCTGTTCTTCGCCGACCCCGCTCGCGCCCGACGAATTGGTGCGCTGATCAACATCGACTCGCGTGGCACGCGGGGCCTGGGCACCATGTTCGAGACCGGGCCTGGGTCGGGCGGGCTGGTCGCCAAGTACCGCGCGACGGCGGGCCACCGCTTCGCCCATTCGGCAGCGACCTTTCTCTACCGGCAGCTGCCGAACCGGACGGACCTGACCGCGACCGCTGGCCTCGACATCCCCGCGCTCAACTTCGCGTTCCTCGACGGTGAGTTCGACTATCACACGCCTCGCGACACGTTCGAGAACGTCGATCCGCGCACGGTCCAGAGCCTGGGCGATCAGGTCCTTCCCGTCGTGCGCGCGGTCGCGGACGATCCTCGACCGGTAGTCCGCGGCGATGACGGGGTGTTTGCGGATGCCTGGCCGGTGGTTGTGTTCCGCTATCCAGCTTGGGTCGGATGGCCACTCCTGGCGATCGCGATAGGCCTTGCGGGCCTGGGCGTGATCCGCGGCGGCGTCGGTGCGACGGCGGTGATGCGTGGGGCGGTCGCGGCACTTACCTGCGCCCTCGTCTCGATCGTGGCGGCGCGGCTCGGCTACGCGCTGACCGGGGTCGCCGACGACTGGGGCGCGCACCACCGGATCATGGCGACGTTCGGTCGATATGAAGTAGCGCTAGGGCTGGTCGCAGCGTCGTGCCTTACTGTTCCGGCGGCGCTGCTGCGACACGGTCGGTCAAGGGGCCCGGTAGCGCTCGCCTGTCTTCTCGCAGCTGGGGTCGCGATCGTGCTCGGCCGCCCGCCGCTCGCCACGATCCTGCTCGGCGTCGCCGCCGCGGGTGCGAGCTGGTGGGCGTTCGCGAAAGCGATCGACGAGCGGGCGTTGCGAGCGGGAACCTTGCTCGTCGGCCTCATCCTCTCGCTCGCTGTCCAATCGCTGGCGCCGGCGCTCACGCCGCTGATCCTGTTCCCGACGCTGGCGGCAGCGGGGGGGATCGTCGCCGCCCGCTTCGCTCGGCATGGTGCCTGGATCGCGGCGGCATTAGGCGTGCTGCCGCTCGCCTACCTGTTGATCTTCGGCCATTCGGTGCTCCTGGCGCTCGGCGTGCCCACGCCGGAGGCGATCGGCGTCTTCGTGCTGTTCGCGGCACCGATCGTACTGCCCTTGGCGGGCGGACTGCCCCTTCGCTTAAGTTTTGCGGCGCTGCTGACGGCTGCGGCGCTGCTGTTGTTCATCCGTGCAACGCCTCCCAGCCCGCGCTTTCCCGCGTTGTCGCAGCTTTACGGTGTGTCCGATCCGGAGGGCCGTCACTGGCTGGTCAGCCCACTCGAACGGCCGGATTCTTGGACGATGGCGATGCTCCGTCGGGATGGCGCGGCGCCGGCGAGGGAGTCGATGCCGCTCATCGCGAACGATTCGGTCTGGCGCGTACCCACCGGTGACCACGCGGTGCCGTCTCCGACGATCCGCATCACCCGCGAAGGCGCGTGGCGCCGCATCGTCGTGGTTCCGGCCGCTGGCGGTCGCACGATGACGTTGCTGCTCGCAACGGACACGCCGATACAGTCGCTGGTGGTCGGCGGGCGTGTAGTCCCGGCACCCGGCACAGGTCGCAAACGGATCAAGGTGCGGTGGCAGTCGACCGGCAAGCCTATCGCTCTGCGCTATGAAACGCGTCGCGGCAGCTACCTTCAGGTTGTCGCGGCCGAAACGACTGACAACAAGCTGTCACTGCCGCCGCGACCCGCGACCGTCGTGGGATGGCTGGGTTCGGACCGGGTCATCGCCATTGGAACGGCCTCCTCGCGCAATTGA
- a CDS encoding metallophosphoesterase family protein → MGKRFGNFSGDLPGRLREARHAVLGKLAEQARLNGVDTILLAGDTFDTETPAADVRRQALTEMAHHAPIRWVILPGNHDSLQATELWTLLAREVPGNVVLATQAAPIDLTDGAVLLPAPCTTRRPGRDLSEWMDGAATADGAIRIGLAHGAIQTFSEDAFGSEVIAPDRARRAGLDYLALGDWHGAIAVDPHTHYSGAPEQDRFKHDRIGTALLVDIAGTGAVPIVTPIPTGSFAWRTLDLHLLADDDPGAALDALLPDLRDRRQTLARVVASGRTGLAARTALTAGIERAAPDFAWLDLDEIGLATECDVGDLDRIDRAGALREAADALLAESEDAARSAAERAIASGALARLYAYVEQVSQ, encoded by the coding sequence TTGGGCAAGCGCTTCGGCAATTTCTCCGGCGACCTCCCCGGCCGGCTGCGCGAGGCCCGCCATGCGGTGCTCGGCAAGCTGGCCGAGCAGGCGCGGCTGAACGGCGTCGATACGATCCTGCTGGCGGGTGACACGTTCGACACCGAAACGCCCGCCGCCGATGTGCGCCGACAGGCACTGACAGAGATGGCGCATCATGCGCCGATCCGCTGGGTGATCCTGCCAGGCAACCACGATTCGCTGCAGGCGACCGAATTGTGGACGCTGTTGGCCCGCGAGGTGCCGGGCAATGTGGTGCTGGCCACACAAGCGGCGCCGATCGACCTGACGGACGGTGCGGTCCTCCTGCCGGCCCCCTGTACAACGAGACGGCCGGGTCGTGATCTCAGCGAATGGATGGACGGCGCGGCCACCGCCGATGGTGCGATCCGCATCGGCCTGGCCCATGGTGCGATCCAGACCTTCTCCGAAGATGCGTTCGGCAGCGAGGTGATCGCCCCGGATCGCGCACGTCGCGCGGGCCTGGACTATCTCGCACTGGGCGACTGGCATGGTGCGATCGCGGTCGATCCCCACACGCACTATAGCGGCGCGCCCGAGCAGGATCGGTTCAAGCACGATCGCATCGGCACGGCGCTGCTGGTCGATATCGCCGGCACCGGGGCGGTTCCAATCGTCACGCCAATACCCACCGGCAGCTTTGCGTGGCGCACGCTGGACCTCCATCTGCTCGCGGACGATGATCCCGGCGCCGCGCTCGACGCATTGCTGCCCGACCTGCGGGATCGTCGGCAGACGCTCGCCCGCGTGGTTGCGAGCGGCCGCACCGGGCTTGCCGCTCGCACAGCTCTGACGGCCGGAATCGAGCGCGCCGCCCCCGATTTCGCCTGGCTTGATCTTGACGAGATCGGGCTCGCCACCGAATGCGACGTCGGCGATCTCGACCGGATCGATCGTGCCGGTGCGCTGCGCGAAGCGGCCGACGCGCTGCTCGCCGAAAGCGAGGACGCCGCCCGCTCCGCCGCTGAGCGGGCGATTGCCAGCGGCGCGCTGGCGCGTCTCTACGCCTATGTCGAACAGGTGTCGCAATGA
- a CDS encoding PepSY-associated TM helix domain-containing protein has product MPATRVEQASSVSIDAIAHTMHPLAVAAKARRWAVQMPTARQPTARAYYDTATERKVLHLDPATGAIIAPERTLGATGFFYPFHFSLFIHHWDLGEWLAGLAALAMMVMCVSGVVIHRRIFADFFTLRIVRKTQRTTLDLHNVTGVVGLPFNFLIAFTGLVIFMGVYLPGIRDVLYPGEPAAFVAEAYGTPRIPALKQPAELVPLGPMIAEAQRRWNGAAPASVLIFNPGDRGASVMVNQDTSSRVTMDANTVMFEGATGRVIAGPHRYSPTMMTFGYLSGMHYTWFDHATLRWLYFISGLAGCVLIATGFLFWIQSRAKRHAKAGVRGMVLVRGLSVGATIGIVLASLGFLIANRLLPDIVTIAGVPRAWMEVRVFCVVWLLAFAHAWLRPGSAWREQSMAVGVASLAAVGLNWTTTGDMLPVSIAAGRWAVAGVDLVLLAAGAIALVAARRLAMRARAGKARDVTPKPATP; this is encoded by the coding sequence ATGCCCGCGACACGAGTCGAACAGGCCTCGTCGGTCTCGATCGATGCCATTGCGCACACGATGCATCCGCTGGCGGTGGCGGCAAAGGCGCGGCGCTGGGCCGTACAGATGCCGACCGCCCGCCAGCCGACCGCGCGCGCCTATTACGATACGGCCACAGAGCGGAAGGTACTGCATCTTGATCCCGCGACCGGCGCGATCATCGCGCCCGAGCGCACGCTGGGCGCGACCGGCTTCTTCTATCCCTTTCACTTCAGCCTGTTTATTCACCATTGGGATCTGGGCGAGTGGCTGGCCGGGCTGGCGGCGCTGGCGATGATGGTGATGTGCGTGTCGGGTGTCGTCATCCACCGGCGCATTTTCGCGGACTTCTTCACGCTCAGGATCGTACGCAAGACACAGCGGACCACGCTCGACCTCCACAACGTGACCGGCGTCGTCGGCCTACCGTTCAATTTCCTGATCGCGTTCACCGGCCTCGTCATCTTCATGGGTGTGTACCTGCCCGGCATCCGCGACGTCCTGTATCCCGGCGAACCGGCTGCATTCGTCGCCGAAGCCTATGGCACCCCGCGGATACCGGCGCTCAAGCAACCGGCGGAGCTCGTGCCGCTCGGCCCGATGATCGCTGAGGCACAGCGTCGCTGGAACGGCGCTGCACCGGCCAGCGTGCTGATCTTCAACCCGGGTGATCGCGGCGCGTCGGTGATGGTCAATCAGGATACGTCGTCCCGTGTGACGATGGACGCGAATACGGTGATGTTCGAGGGTGCAACCGGCCGCGTGATCGCCGGACCGCATCGCTACAGTCCGACGATGATGACCTTCGGTTATCTGTCGGGAATGCACTATACGTGGTTTGACCATGCTACCCTACGCTGGCTCTACTTTATCAGCGGGCTGGCGGGCTGCGTGCTGATCGCCACCGGGTTTCTGTTCTGGATCCAGTCGCGGGCCAAGCGCCATGCCAAGGCCGGCGTGCGCGGCATGGTGCTGGTGCGTGGCCTGTCGGTCGGCGCGACGATCGGCATCGTTCTCGCCTCACTCGGCTTCCTGATCGCCAACCGCCTGCTGCCCGACATCGTGACGATCGCCGGCGTGCCGCGCGCCTGGATGGAGGTTAGGGTTTTCTGCGTTGTTTGGCTTCTCGCCTTCGCCCACGCCTGGCTGCGTCCCGGCAGCGCCTGGCGCGAACAAAGCATGGCGGTCGGCGTCGCGAGCCTGGCTGCCGTGGGGCTTAACTGGACGACGACCGGCGATATGCTGCCCGTCAGTATCGCGGCGGGGCGGTGGGCCGTGGCAGGCGTCGATCTGGTGCTGCTGGCCGCAGGCGCGATTGCCCTGGTAGCCGCGCGCCGTCTTGCAATGCGGGCGCGTGCGGGAAAGGCACGTGACGTAACTCCAAAACCGGCCACGCCATGA
- a CDS encoding serine hydrolase domain-containing protein, protein MKQFLLGVAALVITVPAVAQPGTSRATAAASPAVQIDKARIDRALAAMVSSGRAVGVSAVVWKDGREVYFGIAGEADREANRPMRRDTLAQIYSMTKPVTGVALMKLWEQGRFGLDDPLARYLPEFSQTRVFAGLDASGKPILRAPDRPILIRDILRHTAGFGYGAGDDHPGREWARLEPLNPNHDLAEFGRRLAKVPLLADPGRRWSYSAAVDVQALLVEQLTGIPFERYVREQIFVPLGMRETAWTQPEDRYPRLAAMYEKGAGGKLQRASEKEQRGLNFNPDRKLTMGGAGLVSSADDYMRFARMLLNNGSLDGVSILKPSTVKLMATDQLDPLVTERSWLSSKGNGGFGIDFFVRTGQPRDARENRGALGEYFWDGRASTLFWVDPVNKITAVFLVQVIPFDGTLHRDLRRAVYGDDYLGPKGD, encoded by the coding sequence GTGAAACAATTTCTTCTTGGTGTCGCGGCGCTCGTTATCACGGTTCCAGCCGTTGCGCAGCCGGGCACCTCGAGGGCCACTGCAGCAGCAAGCCCTGCAGTCCAAATCGATAAGGCCCGGATCGACCGGGCGCTCGCCGCCATGGTCTCCAGCGGGCGCGCCGTTGGCGTTTCGGCCGTGGTCTGGAAGGACGGTCGCGAAGTCTATTTCGGCATCGCCGGCGAGGCCGATCGCGAAGCCAACCGCCCGATGCGGCGAGATACCCTGGCCCAGATCTATTCCATGACCAAGCCGGTCACGGGTGTCGCTCTGATGAAGTTATGGGAGCAGGGAAGATTTGGCCTGGACGATCCGCTCGCACGCTATTTGCCAGAATTCAGCCAGACCAGAGTGTTCGCCGGGCTCGACGCGTCGGGCAAGCCGATCTTGCGGGCGCCGGATCGTCCTATCCTCATACGCGACATCCTCCGCCACACCGCCGGCTTTGGCTATGGTGCGGGCGACGATCATCCCGGAAGGGAGTGGGCAAGACTCGAGCCATTGAACCCTAATCATGACTTGGCCGAGTTCGGCCGCCGACTTGCCAAGGTGCCGTTGCTTGCCGACCCAGGCCGGCGGTGGAGCTACAGCGCGGCCGTCGACGTGCAGGCCCTTCTTGTCGAGCAGCTCACGGGAATACCGTTCGAACGCTATGTCCGTGAGCAGATCTTCGTCCCGCTCGGCATGAGGGAAACCGCCTGGACGCAGCCGGAGGATCGCTACCCCAGGCTCGCCGCCATGTACGAGAAAGGTGCTGGCGGAAAGTTGCAACGTGCATCCGAGAAGGAACAGCGCGGGTTGAACTTCAATCCTGATCGAAAGCTCACGATGGGCGGTGCCGGGCTCGTCTCATCAGCGGACGACTATATGCGATTTGCACGCATGCTGTTGAACAATGGCAGCCTAGACGGTGTGAGCATACTCAAGCCATCGACGGTTAAGCTGATGGCTACCGACCAACTCGACCCGCTCGTGACGGAGCGCTCTTGGCTGTCCAGCAAGGGCAACGGAGGGTTCGGAATCGACTTCTTCGTCCGTACGGGTCAGCCGCGAGACGCTCGCGAGAACCGGGGAGCTCTCGGCGAGTATTTCTGGGACGGGAGGGCCTCGACGCTCTTCTGGGTCGATCCGGTAAACAAGATCACGGCGGTCTTTCTGGTACAGGTGATCCCCTTCGATGGTACGCTCCACCGAGACCTGCGACGCGCGGTTTACGGCGACGACTACTTGGGGCCGAAGGGCGACTGA
- a CDS encoding DNA-binding protein, whose translation MKVTALRFHNVKRFAGRGVALEEIGDGVNVLCAANEFGKSTSFEALHGLFFQPHSSTAGGVRALRPYSGGNPLIEADIIVGDGRYRITKQFYAGRFAKIVDLASGRLMAQADEAENFIATLIHGGAGGPAGLLWVRQGLTGIEPRSKKDEDSDLQVRTSLLESVQGEVEAMTGGRRMAEIMAAVEQAAATLVTATGRPKAGGRYAAAIEARDQLAAEEQRLAGEVTALRDELDRRCTAQRRLAELESPELRDARRQAVDEAELAFDAARAQAERLKGAQAECDLARERRDAAAREQRQFDEALAEARQLADDSRDANRRRDEAVERRRSAGETIARAQTEIEAAETDETAARDLLTLLDAAAKAREAAERREAREERLRHAEAVRGTIETCVARLAGVRVPSGAVDELADLDVEIARIRAVRDAARPSVMVAYDAASAARVTMGGAPLGDGEERGYDGHAQLVAPGIGTITLRSNAAGGDDGRLAAAEARRGTLLAAMGVADLAAARAQQVQAQSIEAKANEARAQLAVIAPEGLDTLREVVAALADVDPSPIELKADPDETRIARDAAEQRRREATQAMRAAEPARAHADEALIAAETALARLQTRDEQIIAILGPATDRDAKGQALAKGLAARAAALADAEREVEARQAAALDLDAADATLRRLRSVEQAAATEIQQLLETIAGLNARITTRSDDAVEEMWRETTEALSAARTRVAAFEREIAVLTRLTESLEAARSGARDLYLKPVMNELRPLLGLLFDDVAITFDDKTLLPQAITRGGQEEKVEFLSGGMREQLSVLTRLAFARLLARDGRPAPVILDDALVYSDDDRIERMFDALHRQARDQQIIVFSCRQRAFQKLGGNVLQMIDWAPAI comes from the coding sequence ATGAAGGTCACCGCCCTTCGCTTCCACAACGTCAAGCGGTTCGCCGGGCGCGGTGTCGCGCTTGAAGAGATCGGCGATGGCGTCAACGTGCTGTGCGCCGCCAACGAATTCGGCAAGTCAACCAGTTTCGAGGCGTTGCACGGCCTGTTCTTCCAGCCGCATTCGAGCACCGCCGGCGGCGTGCGCGCCCTGCGCCCCTATAGCGGCGGCAACCCGCTGATCGAGGCGGACATCATCGTCGGCGATGGCCGCTACCGGATCACCAAGCAGTTCTATGCCGGTCGCTTCGCCAAGATCGTCGACCTCGCATCCGGGCGGCTGATGGCACAGGCCGACGAGGCGGAGAATTTCATCGCAACGCTGATTCATGGCGGCGCGGGCGGGCCGGCGGGGCTGCTATGGGTGCGCCAGGGCCTCACGGGTATCGAACCACGCAGCAAGAAAGACGAAGACAGCGATCTGCAAGTCCGCACCAGCCTGCTTGAATCGGTGCAGGGCGAGGTGGAGGCGATGACCGGTGGTCGGCGCATGGCCGAGATCATGGCTGCCGTCGAGCAGGCCGCGGCGACACTCGTCACCGCCACCGGTCGACCCAAGGCGGGTGGGCGCTACGCCGCCGCGATAGAGGCGCGCGACCAACTGGCAGCGGAAGAGCAAAGGCTCGCCGGCGAGGTGACGGCACTGCGCGACGAACTCGACCGGCGCTGCACTGCCCAGCGTCGGCTGGCAGAGCTGGAAAGCCCCGAGCTGCGCGATGCCCGCAGACAGGCGGTGGACGAAGCGGAGCTCGCTTTCGATGCTGCCCGCGCCCAGGCCGAGCGGCTGAAGGGGGCGCAGGCCGAATGCGATCTGGCACGCGAACGGCGAGACGCCGCTGCGCGCGAACAGCGGCAGTTCGACGAGGCACTGGCCGAGGCGCGACAGCTAGCGGACGACAGCCGCGACGCCAATCGCCGCCGCGACGAAGCAGTCGAGCGCCGCCGCTCGGCCGGCGAGACGATCGCCCGCGCGCAGACCGAGATCGAGGCCGCCGAAACCGACGAGACGGCGGCGCGGGACCTGCTGACCCTGCTCGATGCGGCAGCGAAGGCGCGCGAAGCGGCCGAACGGCGCGAGGCAAGGGAGGAGCGGCTACGGCATGCCGAGGCGGTGCGCGGCACGATCGAAACCTGTGTGGCGCGGCTCGCCGGGGTCCGGGTGCCCAGCGGTGCGGTCGACGAACTGGCCGATCTGGATGTCGAGATCGCGCGCATCCGCGCGGTTCGGGACGCCGCGCGTCCGTCCGTCATGGTTGCCTACGACGCGGCGTCTGCTGCGCGCGTCACAATGGGCGGGGCGCCGCTCGGCGACGGCGAGGAGCGCGGTTACGACGGCCACGCCCAGCTCGTCGCGCCGGGTATCGGCACGATCACGCTGCGCTCCAACGCCGCAGGCGGCGATGACGGCCGGCTCGCGGCGGCCGAAGCGCGGCGCGGGACCTTGCTCGCCGCGATGGGGGTGGCCGATCTGGCGGCGGCGCGTGCGCAGCAGGTCCAGGCTCAGTCGATCGAGGCCAAGGCCAACGAGGCGAGGGCGCAACTCGCGGTCATCGCCCCCGAGGGGCTGGATACTCTGCGCGAGGTGGTGGCCGCGCTGGCCGACGTGGATCCGTCGCCGATCGAGCTGAAGGCCGATCCCGACGAGACGCGCATTGCCCGTGACGCAGCCGAGCAGCGTCGGCGCGAGGCGACGCAGGCGATGCGCGCGGCCGAACCTGCCCGCGCCCATGCCGACGAAGCCCTCATCGCGGCCGAGACGGCTCTCGCGAGGCTACAGACGCGCGACGAGCAGATCATCGCGATCCTCGGCCCCGCGACCGATCGTGACGCCAAGGGACAGGCGCTGGCGAAGGGTCTCGCAGCGCGCGCCGCGGCGCTGGCGGATGCCGAGCGCGAGGTCGAGGCGCGGCAGGCCGCGGCGCTCGATCTGGACGCGGCCGACGCGACGCTGCGCCGCCTGCGCTCGGTCGAACAGGCCGCCGCCACCGAGATTCAGCAATTGCTTGAGACGATCGCCGGCCTGAACGCGCGCATCACGACGCGATCCGACGACGCGGTGGAGGAGATGTGGCGCGAGACGACCGAGGCCCTGTCCGCCGCGCGCACCCGCGTCGCGGCGTTCGAGCGCGAGATTGCCGTGCTGACTCGCTTGACGGAGTCGCTGGAAGCGGCTCGTTCGGGCGCGCGCGATCTCTACCTGAAGCCGGTGATGAACGAACTGCGCCCGTTGCTCGGCCTGCTGTTCGACGATGTCGCGATCACCTTCGATGACAAGACGCTGTTGCCGCAGGCGATCACGCGCGGCGGGCAGGAGGAGAAGGTCGAATTCCTGAGCGGCGGCATGCGCGAGCAATTGTCGGTGCTCACCCGCCTCGCCTTCGCACGCCTGCTCGCGCGCGACGGCCGGCCCGCGCCGGTGATCCTCGACGACGCGCTCGTCTACTCGGACGACGACCGGATCGAGCGAATGTTCGACGCATTGCACCGACAGGCGCGCGACCAGCAAATCATCGTCTTCTCCTGCCGTCAACGCGCGTTTCAGAAGCTGGGCGGAAACGTGCTGCAGATGATCGACTGGGCGCCCGCGATCTGA